In a genomic window of Chryseobacterium sp. G0162:
- a CDS encoding DUF417 family protein: MQNSSLYNRLLKLDAYFFNFLRISIFIVMAWIGGLKAFQYEADGIVPFVANSPFMSFFYKSAGNKVQNEDKKLVSEYTLYKNPEGKVVKKNIDWHTQNCTYTFSYGLGTMIVIIGIGVLLGIWFPKIGAVGGALTFLMSLVTLSFLVTTPEVYVPNLGGDYPTPQYGFPYLSGAGRLVIKDIIMMAGGLVLFSDSLKKVLKPSA; this comes from the coding sequence ATGCAAAACAGTAGTTTATACAATCGATTATTAAAGTTGGATGCTTATTTCTTCAACTTTCTGAGAATATCAATATTTATTGTCATGGCCTGGATTGGTGGGCTTAAAGCCTTTCAATATGAAGCTGACGGAATAGTACCTTTTGTTGCTAATAGCCCTTTCATGAGCTTCTTCTACAAAAGTGCAGGAAATAAAGTACAGAATGAAGATAAAAAGCTTGTTTCGGAATATACTTTATATAAAAATCCGGAAGGAAAAGTGGTAAAGAAAAATATTGACTGGCATACACAAAACTGTACCTATACTTTTTCTTACGGATTGGGTACGATGATTGTCATCATAGGAATTGGGGTTTTACTGGGAATTTGGTTTCCTAAAATCGGAGCAGTAGGAGGAGCTTTGACGTTTTTGATGTCACTGGTTACTTTATCTTTTCTGGTGACTACTCCTGAAGTATATGTTCCTAATCTTGGAGGTGATTACCCGACCCCTCAATACGGATTTCCTTACCTCTCGGGAGCGGGGCGCTTGGTTATAAAAGACATCATTATGATGGCCGGCGGATTGGTTTTATTTTCCGATAGTTTAAAGAAAGTTTTAAAGCCATCAGCTTAA
- a CDS encoding AraC family transcriptional regulator, with amino-acid sequence MDVTIQSYSSSDFLSEFTTENYTVMIWNGEGIFSVDEINYPYNGYHILFLSPYQKLKLISNTDENIQMLFFHGDFYCIEYHKEEVACNGLLFNNIYLNPSIELSKENYEYILELFNHIKKEESEKHQFSQSIIKTYIQLILAIGSKQKSGIENSSVINEKLPNKYAAEFQKLLEGNFKNEKELSFYSDKLNITNNTLSKVVKKEFGKTPSQLMNERVILESKKLLHLTYRSIKEIASELGFDDEFYFSRYFKKTVGCSPKQYREKVGISIVAKMSM; translated from the coding sequence ATGGATGTGACAATACAATCTTACTCTTCTTCGGATTTTCTTTCAGAATTTACTACTGAAAATTATACTGTGATGATATGGAACGGAGAAGGGATATTTTCTGTGGATGAAATCAATTACCCTTATAATGGTTATCATATTCTGTTTCTTTCCCCTTATCAAAAGTTGAAACTGATTTCGAATACCGATGAGAACATTCAAATGCTGTTTTTTCATGGTGATTTTTACTGCATAGAATATCATAAAGAAGAAGTGGCATGTAATGGACTTCTTTTCAATAATATCTATTTGAATCCCAGTATAGAACTTTCAAAAGAGAATTATGAATATATCTTAGAGCTTTTTAACCATATTAAAAAAGAAGAATCTGAGAAACACCAATTTTCACAATCCATTATTAAAACTTATATCCAGTTGATTCTTGCTATTGGCAGTAAACAAAAAAGCGGGATTGAAAATAGCTCAGTAATCAACGAAAAGTTACCCAATAAGTATGCTGCAGAATTTCAGAAATTGCTCGAAGGTAACTTTAAAAATGAAAAAGAGCTTTCATTTTATAGTGATAAACTCAACATTACGAATAATACTTTAAGTAAGGTTGTCAAAAAAGAATTTGGAAAGACCCCTAGTCAGCTGATGAATGAGAGAGTTATTCTTGAATCTAAAAAGCTTCTTCATTTAACGTATCGATCCATAAAAGAGATTGCCTCAGAATTAGGATTTGATGATGAATTCTATTTCAGTAGGTATTTCAAAAAAACAGTGGGCTGTTCCCCAAAACAATACCGGGAAAAAGTGGGCATTTCTATAGTGGCAAAAATGTCCATGTAA
- the dnaN gene encoding DNA polymerase III subunit beta, with the protein MKFIISSGELQKALQTVSGVISSSQSRPILENYLFELDGNNVTITASDGETTLVTSLEVKSDDSGKFAVPAKIFQDFIKTYGEQPLTFVVKDNAEGTGSQLEILDEKDNFAVALDNADDYPELPEFDASQSVVMPAGVLSEALTNTLFATSNDSLRPVMTGVLFQFTENETNFVSTDSHRLVVYKRADLMNAEPMEFIMPKKPLNIFKNILASSNEDVKIDFNENMAKFTFGKHIWICRLIDGKYPNYTAVIPKENPNVLTINRNLLLGAIKRASIMSNKSTNQVRFKLSGNILHLHAEDTEYANKADMQIPCDYNGEDINIGFSSKFLTEMLTILGSDDITMKMSQPNRPGIIEPLDGLEENENILMLSMPVIGL; encoded by the coding sequence ATGAAATTTATTATTTCAAGTGGTGAACTGCAGAAGGCGTTGCAAACTGTAAGTGGCGTAATATCAAGCTCTCAATCGAGACCGATTTTAGAAAACTATCTTTTTGAATTAGACGGAAATAATGTTACCATTACAGCATCTGACGGCGAGACAACTCTTGTAACTTCTCTGGAAGTAAAGTCTGATGACTCAGGTAAATTTGCTGTTCCTGCTAAAATTTTTCAGGATTTTATCAAGACATATGGAGAACAGCCTTTAACATTTGTTGTAAAGGACAATGCGGAAGGAACTGGAAGCCAGCTTGAGATTTTAGATGAAAAAGATAATTTCGCAGTAGCATTAGATAACGCTGATGACTATCCCGAATTGCCAGAATTCGACGCTTCTCAAAGCGTGGTAATGCCGGCTGGAGTATTGTCTGAAGCCTTAACCAATACATTATTTGCCACCAGTAACGATTCACTTCGTCCGGTCATGACAGGAGTATTATTCCAGTTTACAGAAAACGAAACCAATTTCGTTTCTACAGACTCTCACAGGCTTGTTGTTTACAAAAGAGCAGACCTGATGAATGCTGAACCAATGGAGTTTATCATGCCTAAAAAACCTTTGAATATTTTCAAAAATATTCTGGCAAGCTCAAATGAAGATGTGAAAATCGACTTCAATGAGAATATGGCTAAATTTACTTTTGGTAAGCACATATGGATCTGTAGACTGATTGATGGTAAATATCCAAACTATACAGCGGTAATTCCTAAAGAAAACCCGAATGTATTGACCATAAACAGAAACCTTTTATTAGGAGCAATCAAGAGAGCATCCATCATGTCTAATAAATCTACCAACCAGGTAAGATTCAAGCTTTCAGGAAATATTCTTCACCTTCATGCAGAAGATACTGAATATGCAAACAAAGCAGATATGCAGATTCCTTGTGATTACAACGGAGAAGATATCAACATTGGATTCAGCTCTAAATTTTTAACTGAAATGTTGACAATCCTTGGATCTGATGATATTACAATGAAAATGTCTCAACCTAACAGACCGGGAATCATTGAGCCACTTGATGGTCTTGAAGAAAACGAAAATATTTTAATGTTATCAATGCCGGTAATCGGGTTATAA